A region of Curvibacter sp. AEP1-3 DNA encodes the following proteins:
- a CDS encoding winged helix-turn-helix domain-containing protein has product MITLQQARNLHLAAQGLLQAPTRAAKPTDIAACIQRMALLQIDTIHVVSRSPYLVLHSRLGDYPREWLEEALASGQIFETWAHEACFAPMADLHLHRAYNRLTRRHWGLAKADKTHVAQRPHLDKLLEHIRNHGPVKSSDFERPEGKGGAWWGWKDEKRWLEALFGLGELMIARRENFHRVYDLSERVAPQLLQPAPELDPAELDTALTEKAIAALGITQARWVHDYFRTKPRLKDPDLDTLVEQGRVLRVEVQGWDAPGYVHASHAALLKKAVTGRLEATHTTLLSPFDPVVWDRERASAFFDFDYRLECYTPEEKRVYGYFVLPILCCGELIGRLDAKAHRAEGVFEVRALHVQPGTVWTAAQVADVAQAIQRSADWHGTPKVRITRTQPAKVAAALRRALKEAVTS; this is encoded by the coding sequence ATGATCACACTGCAGCAAGCCCGTAATCTGCACCTCGCAGCGCAGGGCCTGTTGCAAGCGCCTACGCGCGCGGCCAAGCCCACTGACATAGCCGCCTGCATTCAGCGCATGGCGTTGCTGCAGATAGACACCATCCACGTCGTCTCGCGCAGCCCGTATCTGGTGCTGCATTCCCGCTTGGGGGACTACCCGCGCGAATGGCTGGAGGAGGCCTTGGCCTCCGGCCAGATATTTGAGACCTGGGCGCATGAGGCCTGCTTTGCGCCCATGGCTGATTTGCACCTGCACCGCGCCTACAACCGCCTCACCCGCCGCCACTGGGGGCTGGCCAAAGCCGACAAGACCCACGTGGCGCAGCGCCCCCATCTCGACAAGCTGCTGGAGCACATACGCAACCATGGACCCGTGAAGTCGTCGGACTTTGAACGGCCCGAGGGCAAGGGCGGTGCTTGGTGGGGCTGGAAGGACGAGAAGCGCTGGCTGGAGGCACTGTTCGGCTTGGGTGAGTTGATGATTGCGCGGCGCGAGAACTTTCACCGTGTCTATGACCTCAGCGAGCGCGTCGCACCACAGTTGTTGCAACCCGCGCCGGAATTGGATCCTGCGGAACTCGACACTGCGCTGACTGAAAAAGCGATTGCGGCGTTGGGCATCACCCAGGCGCGCTGGGTGCATGACTATTTCCGCACCAAGCCCCGCCTCAAGGACCCAGACCTCGACACCCTGGTGGAGCAGGGCCGGGTACTGCGTGTGGAGGTGCAAGGCTGGGATGCGCCGGGCTATGTGCATGCCAGCCACGCCGCGCTGCTAAAAAAGGCCGTTACCGGCCGGCTGGAAGCCACGCACACCACTTTGTTGTCGCCCTTTGACCCGGTGGTGTGGGACCGGGAACGGGCCTCCGCCTTTTTTGATTTCGATTACCGACTGGAGTGCTACACGCCCGAAGAAAAGCGTGTCTATGGCTATTTTGTGCTGCCCATTCTGTGCTGTGGTGAACTCATTGGACGGCTAGACGCCAAGGCGCACCGCGCAGAAGGCGTATTCGAGGTGCGGGCGCTCCATGTGCAACCCGGCACGGTGTGGACCGCTGCACAAGTGGCCGATGTGGCGCAGGCTATCCAGCGCAGTGCCGATTGGCACGGCACCCCCAAAGTGCGCATCACCCGCACGCAACCGGCCAAGGTAGCGGCTGCACTTCGACGTGCGCTAAAAGAGGCAGTTACAAGCTGA
- the pgi gene encoding glucose-6-phosphate isomerase, whose product MARTRCDRTPAWAQLQAAYQATGQALDIRDAFKADAQRFSRFSQEAPYVFADLSKNRIDAATEALLMDLARQSGVLEHRDAMFAGQKINNTEQREVWHVLLRNPLLAPVEYAGAAPEFIAGEQAKVHATLDAMLAYAEQLRADTAITDVVNIGIGGSDLGPQMAVLALDAFADSGKRLHFVSNVDGHELAAKLPLLKPESTVFLIASKTFTTIETMTNAASAKAWFLSQGGTDIARHFAALTTNVAAANAFGITTTFGFWDWVGGRYSMWSAIGLPIAIAIGAQGFRDFLAGAHAMDEHFRTAPLESNLPVRLGLLDVWYRNFHGFTSRSIAPYHSALRRVPAYLQQLEMESNGKRVDASGEALPFGTCPVLWGEPGTNGQHAYFQMLHQGTDVVPVEFIAVKKARHHLKGHQPMLLANVLAQAQALMQGKVDAGGHKHFTGNRPSTFLLLDDLTPASLGALIALQEHRVFVSGSLWGINSFDQWGVELGKVLAKDIEPRLASGDVSGLDGSTAGLLARLRA is encoded by the coding sequence ATGGCACGTACCCGATGTGACCGCACGCCCGCCTGGGCCCAACTGCAAGCCGCGTATCAGGCCACCGGCCAGGCGCTCGACATCCGAGATGCCTTCAAGGCCGATGCGCAGCGCTTCAGCCGCTTCAGCCAGGAGGCCCCCTATGTGTTTGCGGACTTGTCCAAAAACCGTATCGACGCTGCGACCGAAGCCCTGCTGATGGACCTGGCGCGCCAGAGCGGCGTGTTGGAACACCGCGACGCCATGTTCGCCGGCCAGAAAATCAACAACACCGAGCAGCGCGAGGTGTGGCACGTTTTGTTGAGAAATCCGCTTTTAGCGCCCGTGGAATATGCGGGAGCAGCTCCTGAATTCATAGCAGGTGAGCAGGCCAAGGTGCACGCTACGTTGGACGCGATGCTGGCCTATGCCGAGCAGCTGCGTGCAGATACGGCCATCACCGACGTGGTGAACATCGGAATCGGCGGCTCGGACCTCGGCCCTCAAATGGCGGTGCTCGCGTTGGACGCGTTTGCGGACAGTGGCAAGCGCCTTCACTTTGTGAGCAATGTGGACGGCCACGAACTGGCCGCCAAGCTGCCGCTTTTGAAGCCGGAAAGCACGGTCTTCCTGATTGCCAGCAAGACATTCACCACGATCGAGACCATGACCAACGCGGCCTCCGCCAAGGCCTGGTTTCTGTCGCAGGGCGGTACCGACATTGCGCGCCACTTCGCGGCATTGACCACCAACGTGGCGGCGGCCAATGCGTTCGGCATCACCACCACCTTTGGATTTTGGGACTGGGTGGGCGGACGCTACTCCATGTGGTCGGCCATTGGTTTGCCGATTGCCATTGCCATCGGCGCCCAAGGCTTCCGCGATTTCCTCGCGGGTGCCCACGCCATGGACGAGCACTTCCGCACCGCGCCACTGGAAAGTAACTTGCCGGTGCGCCTGGGCCTGTTGGACGTGTGGTACCGCAATTTCCACGGCTTTACCAGTCGCAGCATTGCGCCTTATCACAGCGCCTTGCGCCGCGTGCCGGCTTACCTGCAGCAGTTGGAGATGGAGAGCAACGGCAAGCGTGTGGATGCGTCAGGTGAAGCCTTGCCCTTTGGTACCTGCCCGGTGCTCTGGGGCGAGCCAGGCACCAATGGCCAGCATGCCTACTTTCAGATGCTACACCAAGGGACGGACGTAGTGCCCGTGGAGTTCATCGCCGTCAAAAAGGCGCGTCATCACCTGAAGGGCCACCAACCCATGCTGCTGGCCAACGTGCTGGCGCAGGCGCAGGCACTCATGCAGGGCAAAGTGGATGCAGGCGGCCACAAGCACTTCACGGGCAATCGCCCCAGCACCTTCTTGTTGCTGGACGACTTGACGCCAGCTTCGCTGGGCGCGCTGATTGCGCTGCAGGAGCATCGCGTGTTTGTGAGCGGCAGTCTGTGGGGCATCAACAGCTTTGACCAGTGGGGCGTGGAGCTGGGCAAGGTGTTGGCCAAGGACATTGAGCCGCGCTTGGCGTCGGGGGATGTGTCCGGGTTGGATGGCTCTACGGCGGGGCTGTTGGCGCGGTTGAGGGCGTGA
- the tal gene encoding transaldolase, whose protein sequence is MNQLDALKQFTTVVADTGDFKQLDAFKPQDATTNPSLILKAVQKADYAPLVKDTVNQFRGRAMDEIVDRLLVRFGCEILSIIPGRVSTEVDARLSFDTAATVARGERLIELYQAQGIHSDRVLIKVASTWEGIKAAEQLERKGIHTNLTLLFAFCQAVACGQAKVQLISPFVGRIYDWYKKNAGAAWVEADNAELNDPGVKSVAQIYNYYKKFGIATEVMGASFRNVGQITALAGCDLLTISPDLLAQMAATDTPVTQHLKADAAKAADIEHVSYDEAGFRLALNNDAMATEKLAEGIRAFCVDAVKLEQLLLAA, encoded by the coding sequence ATGAACCAACTCGACGCACTCAAACAATTCACCACCGTCGTTGCCGACACCGGCGACTTCAAACAGCTGGACGCTTTCAAACCCCAGGACGCGACCACCAACCCGTCGCTGATTTTGAAAGCGGTGCAAAAGGCCGACTACGCGCCTTTGGTGAAAGACACTGTGAACCAATTCCGTGGCCGCGCCATGGACGAAATCGTGGATCGTTTGTTGGTGCGTTTCGGTTGCGAAATCCTGTCCATCATTCCAGGCCGCGTGTCGACTGAAGTGGACGCCCGCCTGAGCTTTGACACCGCTGCTACTGTGGCCCGCGGTGAGCGTCTGATTGAGCTGTACCAAGCCCAAGGCATTCACTCCGATCGCGTCTTGATCAAGGTAGCCTCTACCTGGGAAGGCATCAAGGCTGCCGAGCAGTTGGAGCGCAAGGGCATCCACACCAACCTGACCTTGTTGTTCGCGTTCTGCCAAGCAGTGGCCTGTGGACAGGCCAAGGTGCAGCTGATTTCTCCCTTCGTCGGCCGCATTTACGACTGGTACAAAAAGAACGCTGGCGCTGCGTGGGTGGAAGCCGATAACGCTGAACTGAACGACCCCGGCGTGAAGTCCGTGGCGCAGATCTACAACTACTACAAGAAGTTCGGCATCGCCACCGAAGTAATGGGGGCGAGCTTCCGCAACGTAGGTCAAATCACTGCGCTGGCCGGCTGCGACCTGCTGACCATCAGCCCCGACCTGTTGGCGCAGATGGCCGCCACAGACACGCCCGTTACCCAACATCTGAAAGCTGACGCCGCCAAGGCTGCCGACATCGAACACGTCAGTTACGACGAAGCCGGTTTTCGCTTGGCCCTGAACAACGACGCCATGGCAACCGAAAAGCTGGCCGAGGGTATCCGCGCGTTTTGCGTGGATGCCGTCAAGCTCGAACAGCTGCTGCTGGCAGCCTGA
- a CDS encoding MBL fold metallo-hydrolase: protein MVTRRDFFVGGGAALAAYAAGSFMPLGAQSAPNFGAPSVVQVGFRKQKIGDIEVIALNDGVTRRPLAAEFVRNAPLGEVQELLRSQNLPTEYLDVPYTAFLVVSGNRKVLMDTGFSDNGGPTTGRLLANLNAAGYKAEDIDTVILSHFHGDHILGVRNKAGQLVYPNAKIMVPSVEHAFWMDDARMAAAPDAMKGAFQTVRRMLGGLNDSQLVKFEAGTEIVPGIKSVAAYGHTPGHTLFMVESKGEKFAYLADITNVPQLFARNPDWAVQFDMNAEDARVARRKVFDMIVADKVMAGGFHFPFPAFGRVEKLGNGFEFKPVA, encoded by the coding sequence ATGGTGACTCGGCGCGACTTTTTTGTGGGCGGTGGAGCCGCATTGGCAGCCTATGCTGCGGGTTCGTTCATGCCCTTGGGCGCCCAATCGGCGCCGAATTTCGGGGCTCCCAGCGTGGTGCAGGTGGGATTCCGCAAGCAGAAAATCGGCGACATCGAAGTTATTGCCCTGAACGACGGCGTGACCCGTCGCCCGCTGGCTGCCGAGTTTGTGCGCAATGCGCCCTTGGGCGAAGTGCAGGAACTGTTGCGTTCGCAAAACCTACCGACCGAGTACCTGGATGTGCCTTACACCGCGTTCCTGGTGGTTTCGGGCAACCGAAAGGTCCTGATGGACACCGGCTTCTCAGACAACGGTGGCCCCACCACCGGGCGCTTGCTGGCCAACCTGAATGCAGCAGGCTACAAGGCCGAGGACATCGATACTGTGATCCTGAGCCACTTCCATGGCGATCACATCCTGGGCGTGCGCAACAAGGCCGGGCAGTTGGTGTATCCCAACGCCAAGATCATGGTCCCGTCCGTTGAGCATGCGTTCTGGATGGACGACGCACGCATGGCAGCCGCACCTGACGCCATGAAAGGCGCCTTCCAGACCGTGCGCCGCATGCTGGGCGGATTGAATGACAGCCAGTTGGTCAAATTTGAAGCGGGTACCGAGATTGTTCCCGGCATCAAGAGCGTCGCGGCCTACGGCCACACACCGGGCCACACGCTGTTCATGGTGGAAAGCAAGGGCGAGAAGTTCGCCTACCTGGCCGACATCACCAACGTGCCGCAACTCTTTGCCCGCAACCCGGATTGGGCGGTACAGTTCGACATGAACGCCGAAGACGCGCGCGTGGCCCGCCGCAAGGTATTTGACATGATCGTGGCGGACAAGGTCATGGCGGGCGGCTTCCACTTCCCATTCCCGGCTTTCGGCCGCGTGGAAAAGTTGGGTAACGGCTTCGAGTTCAAGCCTGTCGCCTGA